From one Solanum lycopersicum chromosome 12, SLM_r2.1 genomic stretch:
- the LOC138340483 gene encoding uncharacterized protein, with product MFVIKVNGKELHFGLKEFVAITDLKCGPVSDFVSDPYVPNKLIAENFRDFNKHKFRNMIFSEEELNLMDETILNQSSSHHDSEIHISSENRVVDSEHKVEELKADIAKDNVNHHAAQSDPTAMPTVSIGQQVQISNTAAQKSTDDCFNVDEPTTSKSKPPTLDDYPDFTMTQIIALDPILNATTTPNVQTIHKNVGKYDTSPYIKMSEGESSSNRVPTFLQIKHPFKNHNGFDVPVELIEEFNKWIFKDVSSRHERKAAYSKVKNTFHPQMDFGHINTIKYYLQKKAKYSQTVTSYSTVDCWFMVWIDNIEKQWRQSECDMRCISPDHDVGQCIRGYKLLANIPWDRVDEVIIPVNINDKFHWLLVVFRIKRRCLYVYDSMGGSVHSRKVKEAVDKLATMIPLFLTSTEFYGKRLDLYANNLSDYQEKSHSEPLSIKNVTHVPQQEESSKYGTLLWHYAKSKNDEGAVSESEVTRTVASKKGGPRTHKEQVMDTTNYPTHKFRNRK from the exons ATGTTTGTCATAAAAGTAAATGGTAAAGAGTTACATTTTGGGTTAAAAGAGTTTGTTGCTATAACTGATTTGAAATGTGGACCTGTTTCTGATTTTGTATCTGACCCATATGTTCCAAACAAACTCATTGCTGAAAATTTCAGAGATTTTAATAAA CATAAATTCAGAAATATGATTTTCTCTGAAGAAGAATTAAATCTCATGGACGAAACCATTTTAAATCAGTCCAGCAGCCACCATGATTCAGAAATTCACATATCATCGGAAAATCGTGTTGTTGATAGTGAACATAAAGTTGAAGAATTGAAAGCTGATATTGCAAAG GACAACGTCAACCATCATGCTGCACAATCTGATCCAACAGCTATGCCTACAGTTTCAATTGGACAACAAGTTCAAATATCAAACACAGCTG CTCAAAAGTCAACTGATGATTGTTTCAATGTTGACGAACCTACAACGTCAAAATCAAAACCACCAACATTGGACGATTATCCTGATTTTACCATGACACAAATAATTGCACTTGATCCAATTCTTAATGCTACCACGACTCCAAATGTGCAAACAATACACAAGAATGTGGGAAAATACGATACTTCTCCTTATATCAAAATGTCGGAAGGAGAAAGCAGTTCAAATAGAGTACCTACATTCCTTCAAATCAAACATCCATTCAAAAATCACAATGGGTTTGATGTTCCAGTTGAATTGATTGAAGAGTTCAATAAATGGATTTTCAAAGATGTGTCAAGCAGGCATGAAAG gAAAGCAGCATATTCCAAAGTTAAAAACacatttcatcctcaaatggacTTTGGC CATATTAATACAATAAAGTATTATCTCCAAAAGAAGGCAAAATACTCTCAGACAGTCACTTCTTACAGTACTGTTGATTGTTGGTTTATGGTGTGGATTGATAACATTGAGAAACAGTGGAGACAGTCAGAATGTGACATGAGATGCATTTCACCGGACCATGATGTTGGACAATGCATTAGAGGATATAAGTTGCTTGCTAACATTCCGTGGGATAGGGTTGACGAAGTAATCATCCCAGTCAACATCAACGACAAATTCCATTGGTTACTTGTTGTATTCCGGATCAAACGTAGATGTCTATATGTCTATGATTCGATGGGAGGATCTGttcattcaaggaaagttaaagAAGCTGTTGATAAACTTGCAACCATGATTCCTTTATTTCTGACGAGCACAGAGTTTTATGGCAAAAGGCTTGATTTGTATGCGAATAATCTCTCTGATTATCAAGAAAAGTCTCACTCTGAACCTCTAAGTATCAAGAATGTTACACATGTTCCTCAACAAGAAGAAAGTTCAAA ATATGGTACATTACTTTGGCATTATGCAAAATCAAAGAACGATGAAGGTGCAGTAAGTGAAAGTGAAGTTACACGAACAGTTGCTAGCAAGAAGGGTGGACCTCGAACTCATAAAGAACAAGTTATGGACACCACCAATTATCCTACTCATAAATTCCGTAACAGGAAGTAG